The following proteins are co-located in the Micromonospora coriariae genome:
- a CDS encoding ATP-binding cassette domain-containing protein — translation MHKQLASAAGEDRLSGVGLHLGYHAVTVVHGAAIRFRRGAVTALVGPNGSGKSTLLRALARLHPIEAGVVHLADGGAPVSLPAVANHPR, via the coding sequence ATGCACAAGCAGCTGGCGTCGGCCGCCGGGGAAGACCGCCTGTCGGGCGTCGGCCTCCACCTGGGTTACCACGCCGTGACCGTGGTGCACGGCGCGGCGATCCGCTTCCGTCGGGGTGCGGTGACCGCGCTCGTCGGGCCCAACGGCAGTGGCAAGTCGACCCTGCTGCGCGCCCTCGCTCGGCTGCACCCGATCGAGGCCGGCGTGGTGCACCTCGCCGACGGCGGCGCCCCGGTCAGCCTGCCGGCCGTGGCGAACCACCCCCGGTAG
- a CDS encoding siderophore-interacting protein: protein MTETMPIAPWRLFTVEVRAVRRLSPSFVRVTFTGPDLDRFADNGYDQRIKLALPLPGQREVRLPEGPDWYAKWRALPEHLRNPVRTYTVRAVRPELAEVDVDLVLHGDSGPATRWAARVRAGDEIAILGPDAGYDGDHGGIEFRPSAATSLLLAGDETAVPAISGICERLGSDARGTVVLEVPDVDDVLPLVAPPRVEVRWLVRGADGHGSRLVPAVAAAAGELLAGDATGAAQPVADVDVDTEILWEVPDVVPPVPLYAWLAGEAGVIRTLRRHLVAERGLDRRAVAFMGYWRLGRADPA, encoded by the coding sequence ATGACCGAGACCATGCCCATCGCCCCGTGGCGCCTGTTCACCGTCGAGGTCCGGGCGGTACGCCGGCTGAGCCCGTCGTTCGTCCGGGTGACCTTCACCGGGCCAGACCTCGACCGCTTCGCCGACAACGGTTACGACCAGCGGATCAAGCTGGCGCTGCCGCTGCCCGGCCAGCGTGAGGTGCGTCTGCCGGAGGGACCGGACTGGTACGCGAAGTGGCGGGCCCTGCCCGAGCACCTGCGCAATCCCGTGCGCACCTACACCGTACGGGCGGTCCGGCCGGAGCTGGCCGAGGTCGACGTCGACCTGGTGCTGCACGGCGACAGCGGCCCGGCGACCCGCTGGGCCGCGCGGGTGCGCGCCGGCGACGAGATCGCCATCCTCGGGCCGGACGCCGGCTACGACGGTGACCACGGCGGGATCGAGTTCCGGCCGTCAGCGGCGACGAGCCTGCTGCTGGCCGGGGACGAGACCGCCGTACCGGCCATCAGCGGCATCTGCGAACGACTTGGAAGCGATGCCCGTGGCACAGTCGTGCTGGAGGTGCCCGACGTGGACGACGTGCTGCCGCTGGTGGCTCCGCCGCGAGTCGAGGTCCGCTGGCTGGTCCGGGGCGCGGACGGGCACGGCAGCCGGCTGGTTCCGGCCGTCGCCGCCGCGGCGGGGGAACTGCTGGCCGGTGACGCGACGGGCGCCGCCCAGCCCGTCGCGGACGTGGACGTCGACACCGAGATCCTGTGGGAGGTCCCGGACGTGGTGCCACCGGTTCCGCTGTACGCGTGGCTGGCCGGGGAGGCCGGCGTCATCCGTACCCTGCGCCGACACCTGGTCGCGGAGCGGGGTCTCGACCGGCGGGCCGTGGCGTTCATGGGCTACTGGCGGCTCGGCCGCGCCGACCCGGCCTGA
- a CDS encoding metalloprotease, whose protein sequence is MTTVDATWARPRLRATVVLGPGQWRGEKLVHHVKDGETGWYYRVGPREHFLLSRMDGTRTLDDLAAEYAATYRRRLGPENWQQLFGMLHRRQLLADATDPETIARLTASAAEGAANARRGALSARWPLFDPDRLFTRLLPRLGALFSWGFVLPALLAVLAVTGYVAVHLPDLMHGVGSGHRPLAAIVAAVVITWAIVFVHECAHGLTCRHFGGRVTEIGLMWRFPLLAPYCKVDDIVLFTPRRRVATAFAGVFVSMLALVPFAAIRAWVGAGALRDLAGTMLLFGTATAALNLVPFLRLDGYHMLSHALNLADLRADTYRFWGRLLRGGPATVAGYRRRNRLVYTGYGLASAAFAVTVLTLLVRFWYVSLAGWLGPGWAVAVLLAEALLLLAFAGHLARRRRAAGGSASAGTAATQAGSARPSRQ, encoded by the coding sequence ATGACGACGGTCGACGCCACCTGGGCCCGCCCCCGTCTGCGCGCCACGGTCGTGCTCGGCCCCGGCCAGTGGCGGGGCGAGAAGCTGGTGCACCACGTCAAGGACGGCGAGACCGGCTGGTACTACCGGGTCGGGCCACGGGAGCACTTCCTGCTCTCCCGGATGGACGGCACCCGCACGCTCGACGATCTCGCGGCCGAGTACGCCGCGACGTACCGGCGCCGGCTCGGGCCGGAGAACTGGCAGCAGCTCTTCGGCATGCTGCACCGCCGACAGTTGCTCGCCGACGCCACCGACCCGGAGACGATCGCCCGCCTGACCGCCTCGGCCGCCGAGGGCGCGGCGAACGCCCGGCGGGGGGCGTTGTCGGCCCGGTGGCCGCTCTTCGACCCGGACCGGCTCTTCACCCGGCTGCTCCCGAGGCTGGGCGCGCTGTTCAGCTGGGGGTTCGTGCTGCCCGCCCTGCTGGCCGTGCTCGCCGTGACCGGCTACGTCGCGGTGCACCTGCCGGACCTGATGCACGGGGTGGGTTCCGGACACCGCCCGCTCGCCGCGATCGTGGCGGCAGTGGTGATCACCTGGGCGATCGTCTTCGTGCACGAGTGCGCGCACGGGCTGACCTGCCGGCACTTCGGCGGGCGGGTCACCGAGATCGGGCTGATGTGGCGGTTCCCGCTGCTGGCGCCGTACTGCAAGGTCGACGACATCGTGCTCTTCACCCCGCGGCGTCGGGTGGCCACCGCGTTCGCCGGCGTGTTCGTCAGCATGCTGGCCCTGGTGCCGTTCGCCGCGATCCGGGCCTGGGTGGGGGCCGGTGCGCTGCGCGACCTGGCCGGCACCATGCTGCTCTTCGGCACCGCGACGGCCGCGCTCAACCTGGTGCCGTTCCTGCGCCTGGACGGCTACCACATGCTCAGCCACGCCCTCAACCTGGCCGACCTGCGGGCCGACACCTATCGGTTCTGGGGTCGGTTGCTGCGCGGCGGCCCTGCCACGGTCGCCGGTTACCGCCGCCGGAACCGGCTGGTCTACACCGGATACGGCCTGGCGTCGGCGGCTTTCGCGGTGACCGTGCTGACGCTGCTGGTCCGGTTCTGGTACGTCTCGCTGGCCGGCTGGCTCGGGCCCGGCTGGGCGGTGGCCGTGCTGCTCGCCGAGGCCCTGTTGCTGCTGGCGTTCGCCGGTCACCTGGCCCGGCGGCGGCGTGCGGCGGGCGGGAGCGCTTCGGCGGGCACGGCGGCGACTCAGGCCGGGTCGGCGCGGCCGAGCCGCCAGTAG
- a CDS encoding thiopeptide-type bacteriocin biosynthesis protein: MTDHPAPTDHGWLSVHVFYASNANPMLVEGVRPLVDELRAEGLISRYFFIKYWMEGPHVRLRVLPAPGVDPAAVRARVDAAIDAFLRRRPALYEVDNAGLGDLYRQMFLAEYGAQRWDEEYGPDGVMPMRANNSYHHIPYEREYGRYGGPAGVELAEWHFEQSSDVVLDLLATTNVHVRPVLLGLSAQLAMMMCAVFLDDDRRIAGFLDEYRRFWEVSYSEPSDDYHASFDTSYRRMDAALRGRLADIRAAAREQSTARVGGVEGRWRAHCRALRERVVALARDGELVFQRGGGEPTPLTDLDAALPILLSSYVHMTNNRLGVSILDEIYLSYLMRAALLDEAPAGAR; this comes from the coding sequence ATGACTGACCACCCCGCGCCGACCGACCACGGCTGGCTCAGCGTGCACGTCTTCTACGCCAGCAACGCCAACCCCATGCTTGTCGAGGGGGTTCGTCCGCTGGTGGACGAGCTGCGCGCCGAGGGACTGATCAGCCGGTACTTCTTCATCAAGTACTGGATGGAGGGCCCACACGTCCGGTTGCGGGTGCTGCCCGCCCCCGGCGTCGACCCGGCGGCGGTCCGCGCCCGGGTGGACGCGGCCATCGACGCGTTCCTGCGCCGCCGGCCCGCGCTCTACGAGGTGGACAACGCGGGCCTGGGCGACCTGTACCGGCAGATGTTCCTCGCCGAGTACGGCGCGCAGCGGTGGGACGAGGAGTACGGCCCGGACGGCGTCATGCCGATGCGGGCGAACAACAGCTACCACCACATCCCGTACGAACGCGAGTACGGCCGGTACGGCGGCCCCGCCGGCGTCGAGCTGGCCGAGTGGCACTTCGAGCAGTCCAGCGACGTGGTGCTCGACCTGCTGGCCACCACGAACGTGCACGTCCGTCCGGTGCTGCTCGGGCTCTCCGCGCAGCTCGCCATGATGATGTGCGCCGTCTTCCTCGACGACGACCGGCGGATCGCCGGCTTTCTCGACGAGTACCGGCGGTTCTGGGAGGTCTCCTACTCGGAGCCCAGCGACGACTACCACGCCAGCTTCGACACCAGCTACCGGCGGATGGACGCCGCGCTGCGCGGTCGGCTCGCCGACATCCGCGCGGCGGCGCGGGAGCAGTCGACCGCGCGCGTGGGCGGCGTCGAGGGCCGCTGGCGGGCGCACTGCCGGGCGCTGCGCGAGCGGGTGGTGGCGTTGGCGCGAGACGGTGAGCTGGTCTTTCAGCGCGGCGGCGGTGAGCCCACCCCGCTCACGGACCTCGACGCCGCGCTGCCCATCCTGCTCAGCTCCTACGTGCACATGACAAACAACCGGCTCGGAGTGAGCATCCTGGACGAGATCTACCTGTCGTACCTGATGCGTGCCGCGCTGCTCGACGAGGCACCGGCCGGCGCGCGATGA
- a CDS encoding lantibiotic dehydratase, whose protein sequence is MTVSLPAPPVTPVSWRMPGVFMLRTAGLPIEVADQLAFDRTADWSRRVLDLQDRLRVTGRDLADALEVAVGRNVTDDGLRQRLIRLRRDVFNLRPPRPADPSAWPAAALGADTHRDLAHWLETFAAYRRELAAGPAVLDDELGRRRTVLRGLADDPNLRGGILLASPSLDRYLTGYLTGTGPLGKRARRVERSLLEYAYRTAAKTSPFSTLTTVNVGTFETGGGRLLDVAPSTGETVTATRASARLNLAALGRLSSIVLADETLRADLPVTVTSGWRIAHGRLRYLRRRRTSSEDGDAAITLESIHESLFVLPTGRVLHDILDALAGGRVRRMDDLATELATDGRPAEEIAQYLHHLLRVGLLVVPNLQLDIHDDDPVQGYAAALRRIGRDWSDRLAERVTTANRLATAYPAADLPARRRALDGIRDELVAAHTDLGRPDVPAPRTLIYEDATRHTGAPVTADRERWEREVLPGLRALARIMPVFDINLPRRLATKGFFRARYGAGGRCDDLLTFAHEFQQDFFEHYSGRMMRRRAFDADNRYVRQENWFRQEEITALDDARLEVARRMNEAYDRLPAGAEELALDDAFMTDIAAMVPETLGTLDPRSFFLQLADQGGRHRVVVNRVYSGMTLLFSRFAHLFAEQDLAGALRAELVRLQPPGAVLAEIKGGYDATNLNLHPVVTPYELVCPGEISHRPAAEQIDMDDLSVEHDPVADRLLLRSRRLDAEVIPVYLGFLLPMALPEVQQVLLTFAYLGMAQPDLWAGTTVPLPGRGIAGYPRIVHGDLVLQRRMWKLHPDHLPSRTAGQSDAEWFLAWQRWRRDNGLPRRLFATPEGTRLAPVAGDDAAQPAAQGGARPDHKPLYVDLDSHFSLQLLDATARAAGSRLVLTEMLPGADEQVLHDGTGTYVTELTVELNGVRVGADHD, encoded by the coding sequence GTGACGGTGTCCCTGCCCGCACCCCCGGTGACCCCGGTCTCCTGGCGGATGCCCGGGGTGTTCATGCTGCGCACCGCCGGACTGCCCATCGAGGTCGCCGACCAGCTCGCCTTCGACCGGACCGCCGACTGGTCCCGCCGCGTGCTCGACCTGCAGGACCGGCTCCGGGTGACCGGCCGGGACCTTGCCGACGCGCTCGAGGTCGCGGTGGGCCGGAACGTGACAGATGACGGGCTGCGGCAACGGCTGATCCGGCTGCGCCGGGACGTGTTCAACCTCCGCCCGCCCCGACCCGCCGACCCGTCGGCCTGGCCGGCTGCCGCGTTGGGCGCGGACACCCACCGGGACCTGGCCCACTGGCTGGAGACCTTCGCCGCGTACCGCCGGGAGCTGGCCGCCGGCCCGGCGGTGCTCGACGACGAGTTGGGGCGGCGGCGGACAGTGCTGCGTGGCCTCGCCGACGACCCGAACCTGCGCGGTGGCATCCTGCTCGCCTCCCCGTCGCTGGACCGGTACCTCACCGGCTACCTCACCGGGACCGGCCCGCTCGGCAAACGGGCCCGCCGGGTGGAGCGGTCCCTGCTGGAGTACGCCTACCGCACCGCCGCCAAGACCAGCCCGTTCAGCACGCTGACCACCGTGAACGTCGGCACCTTCGAAACCGGCGGCGGCCGACTCCTCGACGTCGCGCCGAGCACCGGCGAGACGGTCACGGCGACGCGGGCCAGCGCCCGGCTCAACCTGGCGGCGCTGGGCCGGTTGTCGAGCATCGTGCTCGCCGACGAGACGCTCCGCGCCGACCTTCCGGTGACCGTGACGAGCGGTTGGCGCATCGCCCACGGCCGGCTGCGCTACCTGCGCCGCCGCCGGACCAGCTCGGAGGACGGCGACGCCGCGATCACCCTGGAGTCGATCCACGAGTCGCTCTTCGTGCTCCCCACCGGGCGGGTGCTGCACGACATCCTGGACGCGCTCGCCGGCGGCCGGGTACGACGGATGGACGACCTGGCCACCGAGCTGGCCACCGACGGACGCCCGGCCGAGGAGATCGCCCAGTACCTGCACCACCTGCTGCGGGTCGGTCTACTGGTGGTGCCGAACCTGCAACTGGACATCCACGACGACGACCCGGTCCAGGGGTACGCGGCGGCGCTGCGGCGGATTGGCCGGGACTGGTCCGACCGGCTCGCCGAGCGGGTGACCACCGCGAACCGGCTGGCCACCGCGTATCCGGCGGCCGACCTGCCGGCGCGTCGCCGAGCGCTGGACGGGATCCGTGACGAGCTGGTCGCCGCCCACACCGACCTCGGCCGCCCCGATGTCCCGGCCCCCCGCACCCTCATCTACGAGGACGCCACGCGACACACCGGCGCCCCGGTGACCGCCGACCGCGAGCGCTGGGAGCGGGAGGTCCTACCCGGCCTGCGGGCGCTCGCCCGGATCATGCCGGTGTTCGACATCAACCTGCCCCGCCGGCTGGCCACCAAGGGCTTCTTCCGGGCCCGGTACGGCGCCGGGGGTCGCTGCGACGACCTGCTCACCTTCGCCCACGAGTTCCAGCAGGACTTCTTCGAGCACTACAGCGGCCGGATGATGCGCCGCCGGGCGTTCGACGCGGACAACCGGTACGTCCGGCAGGAGAACTGGTTCCGGCAGGAGGAGATCACCGCGCTCGACGACGCCCGGCTGGAGGTGGCCCGGCGCATGAACGAGGCGTACGACCGGCTGCCGGCCGGCGCCGAGGAGTTGGCCCTCGACGACGCCTTCATGACCGACATCGCCGCCATGGTGCCGGAGACGCTCGGCACGCTCGACCCCCGGTCGTTCTTCCTCCAGCTCGCCGACCAGGGCGGACGACACCGGGTGGTGGTCAACCGGGTCTACTCGGGAATGACCCTGCTCTTCTCCCGCTTCGCGCACCTCTTCGCCGAGCAGGACCTCGCCGGCGCGCTCCGCGCCGAACTCGTCCGGCTCCAACCGCCCGGCGCGGTGCTCGCCGAGATCAAGGGCGGGTACGACGCGACCAATCTCAACCTGCACCCCGTTGTCACACCGTACGAGCTGGTCTGCCCGGGGGAGATCAGCCACCGGCCGGCGGCCGAGCAGATCGACATGGACGACCTCAGCGTGGAGCATGACCCGGTCGCCGACCGGCTGCTGCTGCGTTCGCGGCGGCTCGACGCCGAGGTCATCCCGGTCTATCTCGGGTTCCTGCTGCCGATGGCGCTGCCGGAGGTGCAGCAGGTGCTGCTCACCTTCGCCTACCTGGGCATGGCGCAACCCGACCTGTGGGCCGGTACGACCGTGCCGCTGCCCGGCCGGGGCATCGCCGGATACCCCCGTATCGTGCACGGCGACCTGGTCCTGCAACGGCGGATGTGGAAGCTGCACCCGGATCACCTACCGTCGCGTACGGCCGGGCAGAGCGACGCGGAGTGGTTCCTCGCCTGGCAGCGGTGGCGGCGCGACAACGGCCTGCCGCGCCGCCTGTTCGCCACCCCGGAGGGCACCCGGCTCGCCCCGGTGGCCGGGGACGACGCGGCCCAGCCAGCCGCGCAGGGCGGCGCCCGGCCGGACCACAAGCCGCTCTACGTGGACCTCGACAGCCACTTCTCGCTGCAACTGCTGGACGCGACGGCGCGTGCCGCCGGCAGCCGGCTGGTGCTGACCGAGATGCTGCCGGGCGCTGACGAGCAGGTGCTGCACGACGGCACCGGCACGTACGTCACCGAACTGACCGTCGAACTCAACGGTGTCCGAGTTGGAGCAGACCATGACTGA